The window aaagactgcatttttttttttttaggattggcatctgagctaacatctattgccagcctttttttttttttcttcttcttcttctccccaaagccccctggtacatagttgtatattctagttgtgagtgactttggttgtggcatgtgggacgccgcctcagcctggcctgatgagcactgccatgtccacacccaggatccaaacctgcgaaaccctgggccaccaaagcggagtgcatgaacttaaccacttggccacgggtccGGCCCCAACGagactgcatttttaaaaggagacagGAGGGTGTCTGGCAGTGGCCCAGGCTGGGCACTAGGCAGTTTATTTTCTAATGTACCGGGGAGAAGGGGGAGGCCAGGCCTGTACTGCTCAGTACAGTTGTGTGCAGggttcattttcctttcttttgaggaaaattagccctgagctaacatctgctgtcaatcctcctctttttgctgaggaagactggccctgagctaacatctgtgcccatcttcctttactttatacgtgggatgcctaccacagcatggcttgccaagtggtgccatgtccgcacccgggatctgaaccggtgaaccccgggcagctgaagcggcacatgcgcacttaaccactctgccaccgggccggccccgagggTGCATCTTCTGCTGTGCTGAAACTTTACTCAGAATTCTGTCCTGAGAAATTTGCTGGGGTTATAGTGGCCCTGGGCTTAGTCCCCAACCATTGGAtggctttccctcttttttttaacatgttctGTGCCTGTAGTACGGGTGCCCTGGAGGAGGGAATGTGGGCTGGGCAGACAGTGCGAGAGCAGATGAGGAGCCAGTTCCTCTCCTGGTTCTCCCACAGACGGTAGTGAGACCATGAGCGGCCTCCTCCTGTCCACCCCCGTCCCCATCCCTGTACTCCCCGAAGAGCCCCATCAAGGGGGACACACATGCACAGTGATGTGTGTGAGGAGAAGCCTTGGAACCCTCAGGTGGCTTTCCCACTTAGGGAAACGAGGTCAGAGTGAGGACTGAAGACTTGCCCGGAGTCACTGATCTGCTCCCTCAGGGAACTGGGCCCTGGGAGTATTGTCAGGGCTGCCTGGAGACCACCTCGCCCCAGAGTGGGCGGGTGGGCCTCCACATGTCCTGGCTCTCGGCCCAGCAGGAGCCTGCAGGTCAGGTAGACTCAGGGACTCTGGCTGGGTGGGTGGAGCCTGGGGAAAGAGCAAGGTGAGGAGCAGGGGATGGTATGCAGGGCTGGGAGTGGTCTCACAGCATGGGGCGTGGTGGGGTTTGAGTCTAGCCTCTTACTCTGTGGGGACGAAGGAACCACAAACGATTTTTCAACAAAACCGTGGTAAGCCAAAGCAGCTCTGCTAAACCATAAAGTGGGGCTTCGGGAAGACTTACTCTGTCACTGGAAGGTAAGGGGAGACCATCCACCCCACCTATTAGCCAACCAGTGGGGAGGCAGGATGAACGGGGAGGGTTGGTGCCAGAGTCTCTGAAAGGAAGTGCCCCACTGTGGTGAAAGGGCCCACTGAGTCATTAGGGAGATGAAATGAGAGGTAAATAAGGCCTAAAAATAAGACCATTGAgcattcagcttttctttttctttttttttttaaccacataaTGGGCAAAGCAGAGGTCCTTGCTGCATCCCTGATACTCACCTGTTTTTCTGGGTCAGAGCTGGCAGTGAAGTTTGCTCAGAAATGGAATGAGAATCAGGGCTGGGACGTTACTTGGTGACGGGAAGTGCTGTTTTCACGTGTTTCCCTGCCTGTTTTGACATGACTCAACACAGCTGTATAAAGATGCCCCTGGGTCAAAAATGATTCTGTTCTGCTTCAGCCAGAGGTGCCCCTTCCAAGTGAGGGACTGTGGTATAGGTGGCAGGAATGGGTCCCCACCCTCTTTGCCTCTTCTCTGCCTTGTGCTAGGGTATGTCGTCCCCTGCTTCCACCCCTCAGAAGCTCTGACATCTAAGGAGCTGTCAAACTGCAGAGGCTCTGCCAATAGAACCTTCCCCATGCTGATAGGAAAGGACGTTCAACCCTCTGCCCTCAGTGAGCTCTCCCCTAGtgtttgtgggggggggggggggggggggggggggggggggccggggcaAGGACTGGTCCCAGGGGACCAGCAAGAAGGCCAGGATCTTAGGGCTGTAGCTCTCAGACTTGAGCTGCGTCAGCATCACCTGCAGGGCTGGTTAGAACACAGATTGCGGGGCTCACCCCCAGAGTCCTGGTTCAGTAGGCCAGAGGATTTCATTCCTAAGAAGTTCCCCAGGGACACTGATACTGCTGGTCTGCACACCTcaccttgagaaccactgtcttggAGGATATTACCAAAGTTTGGGTATTGTCTTTATAAAAAAGAGGGGGGGTAGGCCTGGGGTTGCTAAGCAACTGTTAGCCCAAGGGGAAGGGGACGGGGACTCAGGACTGGGAGGGATAGCAGGTGGTGCAGGGTGACCTCAGACTTGACAGAAGGCTGTGACTAACTTCGGTTTATTGACATCTCTCTAGAGACATGAATAGGCTTCAGCCCCTGTTAACCTGAGGGGTCCACTTTAACAAGGCAGCTGCCACCATCCTTCAGGGCTACTTGAAGGCCTGGCAGCTACCGGAGGAGAGCCTGTCTCCCGGCCGGGCCTTCTGCTCCTTGCTCCAGAGGGTTTTGAGCTTGCGGTAGTACACCTTGCAGCTGAAGCCCTCCTTGAAGCCCCCTTTGATGTGGCTCTTGAGGGAGTGCAGGGTGGGGTACATGCGGCAGCAGGCCGCGCACTTGTAGCCATTCTGCTGAGCTGGGTGCCACTTGGAGGCCATTAGGATGTCCCGGGATGTGATGGAGTCCATGGAGTCCAGGCCGTGCCTGGATTTCTTGGTGGCCTCTCGGGGGCAGGGGTTCTCtgcagaggaagaggatgagCAGATGCTTTCCGCCATGTCTTCGGGAAGGCAGTTGTCCCCACTGCCCTCGTCCCGCTGCACCTCTGGGAAGCTGTGGGCCTCCAGGTGGCTCTCTTTGTCCGTGCATACGAAGTAGCTGTAAGGGGAGAACCAGGGCCGGTAGATAATGCAGTTCCGTCTCAGCTGCTCCTCATTCTGGGGGTCCCCCAAGATGCAGTCTGCAAAGGAAAGGCATGGGCAGGGGCCAGTGAGGCCTGGGGGCACTGAAGGCCGTGGAATAAGCGGAAGGCAGGCAGGTACCTTTCGTCGCCTCCTCTAAGGATAGACAGACCTCTGGCCTCCTATGATTCCTCTTTCCACCACCAATGGTTGTGGCCATTTTTCCAGCCTCACTGTCTTCCTGCAACAGGCCACTTAGGCAGAAACTACTGCTGTACACCAGTttgagagacagaagaggagaggtaGGAGGCCTCCACAGGCCTGTGGGTCTCTGCTAAGCGAAGGACCAGATAGGAGACTGCAGGGGAAAGGCAGTGGGTGGTTCTCTGGTGCGCAGGCACCCTTCCCTGAAAGGAGCAGCCCCtgtcctcccagcccctcacctgTGCCCGCCAAGTCAGAGACGGCCTCACCTGGTAAGAGCACTGTGTTAACCACGCCGTGCCGGAGAGCGCTGCTTTGGTACTGAGGTGGCAGGGCCTGTGCTGGGCTGGACCCCTCCGTGGGTAACGCAGCCTTAGCAATGTCTGGGGTACAGAGGAAGCACTCCAGTGAGCTGAGCAACGTTGAGAGTCCTCTTCTTGCGACCCCCCCAAGACGTACCTAGAGGCTCAGCCTTGGTACTTTCAGGCATCGCAAAGCTGTAGCAAAACAACGACCGCTCTTGCACCCAGCTGGGCCGAGCTATTCCGGATGACACACTGGGGAATTCCAAATGGGGCAGTTTCACTGGGACCTGGGAAAGGTCCTCTCCAATGGAGAATTCAAGAGGTGGACCGGGTAACAGCTTTCTGCCTGGCCCACCCCTCTCTCGACCCTCTTGCAGCTCACTGCCTGTGTGACTTCACTCTGCATTGCACCCGCTGGGTGTCCCCTAGGCTCCAGAGAGGAAGTGAGTCTGGTCCCGGGCTGCATAGCTGTGTTACATGGTCCCTTTGAGGGTGAGAAGCCAGTTTCTCCAATTGAAACATCTCCCACCAACAGCCAGAAAGAGTTCAGGTGGACCCTAGGTGGCTGCTAACACTTGGATAAAAAGCCGACCTGCCTCAAAGCCCAGAGCAGTAGCTGTACTCAGTTTGAGAAACAGTTGTATAAATGTCCTGTGTATAGACAAATGGATGTTTAGAACCTCTCCACAGAGCAATACTTCTCAAACCTTAATGTCataggaatcacctggagatcttgttaaaaatgcagattctgcttcagcaggtctggggtcagcctgagagcctgcatttc of the Equus quagga isolate Etosha38 chromosome 13, UCLA_HA_Equagga_1.0, whole genome shotgun sequence genome contains:
- the SPATA46 gene encoding spermatogenesis-associated protein 46, giving the protein MENFSLLSISGPGISSCALSTFPDTMSSHATSLPDIAKAALPTEGSSPAQALPPQYQSSALRHGVVNTVLLPDCILGDPQNEEQLRRNCIIYRPWFSPYSYFVCTDKESHLEAHSFPEVQRDEGSGDNCLPEDMAESICSSSSSAENPCPREATKKSRHGLDSMDSITSRDILMASKWHPAQQNGYKCAACCRMYPTLHSLKSHIKGGFKEGFSCKVYYRKLKTLWSKEQKARPGDRLSSGSCQAFK